A region from the Drosophila ananassae strain 14024-0371.13 chromosome 2L, ASM1763931v2, whole genome shotgun sequence genome encodes:
- the LOC6505787 gene encoding trithorax group protein osa isoform X11 has translation MNEKIKSPQTQQSQQQPGGAGAGAPAPSATPPSAAGATPPTSGPPTPNNNSNNGSDPSVQQQSIAPHPYGAPPPPGSAPGGPPDPAAVMHYHHLHQQQQHPPPPHMQQQQQPHHGGPAPPPPGGAPEHAPGVKEDYAHLPPPHSHPAYARYHTDPNMDPYRYGQPLPGGKPPQQQQQQPPQQQQQPGPGGSPNRPPQQQRYIPGQPPQGPTPTLNSLLQSSNPPPPPQHRYANSYDPQQAAASAAAAAAQQQAGGPPPPPPGHGPPPPQHQPYGAQQGGWAPPPRPYSPQLGPSQQYRTPPPTNTSRGQSPYPPAHGQNSGSYPSSPQQQQQQQQQQQQQQQPQQAGQQPGGPVPGGPPPGAGQQPPQQNTPPTSQYSPYPQRYPTPPGLPATGPNHRTAYSTHQYPEPNRPWPGGSSPSPGPGHPLPPASPHHVPPMQQQQPPPPPHAVVGGPPPSSSPGHAPSPSPQPSQASPSPHQELIGQNSNDSSSGGAHSGMGSGPPGTPNPQQVMRPTPSPTGSSGSRSMSPAVAQNHPISRPASNQSSGGGPMQQPPVGAGGPPPMPPHPGMPGVPPQQQQSQQQQASNSASSASNSPQQTPPPGPPPNQSVNNMATPPPPPQGATGGGYPMPPHMHGGYKMGGPGQSPGGQGYPPQQPQQYPPGNYPPRAQYPPGAYATGPPPPPTSQAGAGGANSMPSGTQAGGYQGRPMPNHSGQYPPYQWVPPSPQQPVPGGAPGNAQMGNHVQGKGTPPPPVVGGPPPPQGSGSPRPLNYLKQHLQHKGGYGGSPTPPQGPQGYGNGPTGMHPGMPMGPPHHMGPPHGPTSMGPPTSTPPQSQMLQGQGQGQGQTTGGGPEGSGPEHISQDNGISSSGPTGAAGMHAVTAVVTTGPDGTPMDEVSQQSTLSNASAASGEDPQCTTPKSRKNDPYSHLPPPSTSPHPVVMHPGSGGPVEEYDISSPPSWPRPAGSPVFNHVPVQQEPFRSTITTTKKSDSLCKLYEMDDNPDRRGWLDKLRAFMEERRTPITACPTISKQPLDLYRLYIYVKERGGFVEVTKSKTWKDIAGLLGIGASSSAAYTLRKHYTKNLLTFECHFDRGDIDPGPIIQQVEAGSKKKTAKAASVPSPGGGHLDAGTTNSTGSSNSQDSFPAPPGSAPNAAIDGYPGYPGGSPYPGASGPQPDYAAAGQMQRPPSQSNPQTPHPGSPYPSQPGAYGQYGSSDQYNATGPPGQPFGQGPGQYPPQNRNMYPPYGPEGEAPPTGANQYGPYGSRPYSQPPPGGPQPPAQAVAGGPPASGTPGAPPSSAYPTNRPGQQEYYQPPPDQSPQPRRHPDFIKDSQPYPGYNARPQIYGGWPGGNQQFRPQYPASPAPQTWGSAPPRGAAPPPGAPHGPPIQQPAGVAQWDQHRYPPQQAPPPPAQQSQQQQQQQPQQPPYQQAGGPPGQQQSQAPPQWAQLNPGQAAQPGIAPPGSPLRPPSGPPGQQQRMSGMPPQQQSQQQPAPGQQPPPQQATPGIPQVGPGGMVKPPYAMPPPPSQQVGQPGVGQVGVPPGGMMAQKQAPMPGQPGMQPQPLQQQQQPPHQHPHPHQHPHQHPQHPHPHQMPPNQQVPGGGIMMPGGGGAQLVKKELIFPLDSVESTTPVLYRRKRLTKADVCPVDPWRIFMAMRSGLLTECTWALDVLNVLLFDDTTVQFFGISNLPGLLTLLLEHFQKNLAEMFDERDGEEHASEEAEAADDDADSGTVMCDNRQSRCVRSISSYNRKRHYENMDRGAKGVGNASDSEDADEGIDLGQVRVQPNPEERSLLLSFTPNYTMVTRKGVPVRIQPADHDIFVDERQKAWDIDTNRLYEQLEPVGSDAWTFGFTEPDPLDGIIDVFKSEIVNIPFARYVRSDKKTKAPKKPEIKKEENSAEEEQNTYNKKRRLVSGGSSNDGGKKSKLSSEEFVQPNAEVKKEPADSDCRTIDMEIDESPQRLTNGVAPSTPQDGFDPRTTVRDAAHVLQRRRDSSYEDECYTRDEASLHLVNESQDSLARRCIALSNIFRNLTFVPGNETVLAKSTRFLAVLGRLLLLNHEHLRRTPKTRNYDREEDTDFSDSCSSLQGEREWWWDYLITIRENMLVAMANIAGHLELSRYDELIARPLIDGLLHWAVCPSAHGQDPFPSCGPNSALSPQRLALEALCKLCVTDANVDLVIATPPFSRLEKLCAVLTRHLCRNEDQVLREFSVNLLHYLAAADSAMARTVALQSPCISYLVAFIEQAEQTALGVANQHGINYLRENPDSMGTSLDMLRRAAGTLLHLAKHPDNRSLFMQQEQRLLGLVMSHILDQQVALIISRVLYQVSRGAGPMHSVEFRLLQQRQQQLQRPGGAEKPASTAASGSGAAGTAVKVEPAVTSEPIESKPPAVVNDENSNSSQQLPPAATFNDVSNSSTNSNSCGTVSSNQTNNSSSNSTHSSSAVSSQSANTTCPPATGGTSVTAAAAAAAAIVNDQQQVSKVAAALSSATAAAAVAAAAASASSAQPATPAVAQPAAPPPTNTGTTTAVA, from the exons atgaatgaaaaaataaagtcTCCGCAAACGCAGCAGTCGCAGCAGCAGCCCGGTGGCGCTGGTGCTGGAGCTCCTGCCCCctctgccacgcccccgtCGGCGGCAGGTGCCACACCGCCAACTTCGGGCCCGCCCACTCCCAATAATAACAGTAACAACGGCAGTGACCCCAGCGTCCAGCAGCAGAGTATAGCGCCTCACCCCTATGGTGCCCCACCACCCCCTGGCTCCGCACCCGGCGGTCCGCCAGACCCGGCTGCTGTCATGCATTATCATCACctgcaccagcagcagcagcacccgCCGCCGCCTCAcatgcagcaacaacaacagccgcACCACGGCGGACCGGCGCCACCACCGCCCGGAGGAGCACCTGAGCATGCGCCCGGCGTTAAGGAGGACTACGCTCACCTGCCGCCACCGCATTCGCATCCTGCGTATGCCCGCTACCACACCGATCCCAACATGGATCCCTACCGTTACGGACAACCGCTGCCAGGCGGCAAGCCtcctcagcagcagcagcagcaaccgccccagcaacagcagcagccggGTCCAGGAGGCTCCCCCAACCggccgccgcagcagcagcgctATATTCCCGGACAGCCACCACAGGGACCCACGCCAACGCTGAATTCGCTTCTGCAATCCTCGAATCCGCCGCCTCCGCCCCAGCACCGCTACGCCAATAGCTACGATCCCCAACAAGCGGCAgcttcagcagcagcagcggcagcacagCAGCAAGCGGGAGGTCCGCCTCCCCCGCCACCAGGCCATGGGCCTCCTCCGCCACAGCACCAACCGTACGGGGCGCAACAAGGCGGCTGGGCGCCTCCGCCGCGGCCCTACAGTCCCCAGCTAGGACCATCGCAGCAGTATAGGACACCGCCACCG ACAAATACTTCCAGGGGTCAGTCACCCTATCCGCCAGCCCATGGTCAAAATTCAGGTTCCTATCCTAGTTcgccgcagcagcaacaacagcaacagcagcaacaacagcagcagcagcagccacagcagGCGGGACAGCAGCCCGGCGGCCCTGTGCCGGGCGGACCACCGCCTGGTGCGGGTCagcagccgccccagcagaaCACACCGCCAACATCTCAATATTCGCCGTACCCGCAACGCTATCCGACTCCGCCGGGCCTCCCAGCGACCGGGCCCAACCATCGAACTGCCTACTCGACGCATCAG TATCCTGAGCCCAATCGGCCTTGGCCAGGTGGCTCCTCTCCTAGCCCCGGCCCCGGACACCCCTTGCCGCCCGCTTCTCCGCACCATGTGCCGCcgatgcagcagcaacagcctcCACCGCCACCTCACGCCGTCGTCGGCGGGCCGCCACCTAGCAGCAGTCCGGGCCATGCGCCCAGTCCGTCTCCACAGCCCTCCCAGGCGTCGCCTTCGCCCCACCAG GAGCTAATTGGACAGAACAGCAACGACAGCTCCAGCGGCGGGGCGCACAGTGGCATGGGCTCCGGTCCCCCCGGCACCCCCAACCCCCAGCAAGTGATGCGACCAACGCCCTCGCCCACCGGATCCTCCGGCTCACGTTCCATGTCCCCAGCAGTTG CCCAAAATCATCCGATCTCTCGTCCGGCGAGCAACCAGTCGAGTGGCGGCGGTCCCATGCAGCAGCCGCCAGTAGGTGCGGGTGGTCCGCCACCGATGCCACCGCACCCCGGAATGCCAGGAGTCCCAcctcagcagcagcaatcTCAGCAGCAACAGGCATCGAACTCGGCCTCGTCGGCGAGCAATTCCCCGCAGCAGACGCCGCCGCCGGGTCCACCGCCGAATCAGAGTGTCAACAACATGGCCACGCCCCCTCCTCCGCCGCAGGGAGCCACGGGAGGAGGCTACCCAATGCCGCCACATATGCACGGCGGCTACAAAATGGGAGGCCCTGGGCAGAGTCCCGGTGGTCAAGGCTATCCGCCGCAGCAGCCACAGCAATATCCACCAG gcAACTATCCGCCACGAGCTCAGTATCCGCCTGGCGCCTATGCCACCGGACCTCCGCCGCCGCCCACGAGCCAGGCAGGAGCTGGTGGGGCCAACAGCATGCCGTCGGGTACCCAGGCCGGAGGTTACCAAGGTCGACCCATGCCCAACCACAGTGGGCAGTATCCGCCGTACCAATGGGTTCCGCCCTCACCCCAGCAACCTGTGCCCGGCGGAGCTCCCGGAAATGCACAAATGGGTAACCATGTGCAGGGAAAAGGAACTCCACCGCCACCAGTTGTGGGCGGACCTCCTCCACCGCAAGGAAGCGGCTCGCCACGGCCACTGAACTATTTGAAGCAGCATTTACAGCACAAAGGCGGCTACGGAGGTAGTCCAACGCCGCCACAGGGACCTCAAGGATACGGAAACGGTCCGACGGGAATGCATCCCGGCATGCCGATGGGACCACCTCATCACATGGGCCCTCCACACGGGCCAACTAGTATGGGCCCACCTACCAGCACGCCGCCTCAGTCGCAGATGCTACAGGGTCAGGGGCAGGGACAAGGGCAGACCACCGGCGGTGGTCCGGAAGGCAGCGGCCCGGAGCATATATCCCAGGATAACGGTATCAGTTCGTCTGGTCCAACGGGTGCCGCTGGAATGCATGCGGTCACAGCGGTGGTTACCACCGGACCAGATGGCACCCCAATGGACGAAGTCAGCCAACAGAGCACGCTTTCGAATGCATCAGCGG CATCCGGCGAAGATCCTCAATGCACCACACCAAAGTCGCGCAAGAACGATCCCTATAGTCACTTACCTCCGCCAAGCACATCGCCCCATCCGGTTGTGATGCATCCGGGAAGCGGTGGGCCCGTCGAGGAGTACGACATAAGCTCGCCGCCGAGTTGGCCGCGCCCAGCTGGCAGCCCG GTTTTCAACCATGTTCCGGTGCAACAGGAGCCGTTCCGTAGCACTATCACCACGACCAAGAAGTCGGACTCGCTGTGCAAGCTCTACGAGATGGACGACAATCCGGACCGGCGCGGCTGGCTGGACAAGCTGCGGGCGTTCATGGAGGAGCGGCGGACTCCGATTACCGCCTGCCCCACCATCTCAAAACAGCCACTCGATTTATATAggttatatatttatgtaaaaGAACGTGGCGGATTCGTCGAG GTGACTAAGAGCAAGACATGGAAGGATATTGCCGGGCTCCTGGGCATTGGAGCGAGCAGCAGTGCGGCGTATACCCTGCGCAAGCACTACACCAAGAACCTACTGACCTTCGAGTGTCACTTCGACCGCGGCGACATTGATCCGGGCCCTATTATTCAGCAGGTGGAGGCGGGCAGCAAGAAGAAAACAGCCAAAGCAGCGTCGGTTCCCTCGCCA GGTGGTGGCCATTTGGATGCGGGAACCACGAATTCCACAGGCTCGTCGAACTCGCAGGACTCGTTCCCAGCCCCGCCAGGCTCAGCTCCCAATGCGGCAATCGATGGGTACCCCGGCTATCCAGGTGGCAGTCCTTACCCGGGTGCCAGCGGTCCTCAGCCGGATTATGCGGCCGCGGGCCAGATGCAGCGGCCGCCCTCTCAAAGTAACCCGCAAACACCTCATCCTG GCTCGCCGTATCCGTCGCAGCCCGGAGCTTACGGCCAGTACGGTTCTAGCGATCAGTACAACGCCACTGGACCGCCTGGTCAGCCGTTTGGACAGGGCCCCGGACAATATCCGCCGCAGAACCGGAACATGTACCCTCCATACGGACCGGAGGGGGAAGC CCCTCCCACTGGTGCCAATCAGTACGGACCCTATGGCAGCCGGCCATACAGTCAGCCGCCTCCAGGAGGCCCGCAGCCCCCGGCACAAGCTGTTGCGGGTGGGCCGCCAGCCAGCGGAACACCTGGAGCGCCTCCAAGCAGCGCGTACCCCACTAACAGGCCTGGGCAGCAGGAATATTACCAACCACCACCAGATCAA AGCCCACAGCCTCGACGGCACCCGGATTTCATTAAAGACTCGCAGCCCTATCCAGGCTACAATGCCAGACCTCAGATATATG GTGGTTGGCCAGGCGGTAATCAGCAGTTTAGGCCGCAGTATCCAGCTTCACCAGCCCCGCAGACCTGGGGAAGTGCTCCGCCGCGGGGAGCTGCGCCACCGCCGGGCGCCCCTCACGGTCCGCCGATCCAACAACCCGCGGGTGTGGCTCAGTGGGACCAGCACCGATATCCACCACAGCAAGCACCGCCACCGCCGGCGCAACAGtctcagcagcagcaacagcaacagccgcAGCAGCCGCCGTATCAGCAGGCTGGTGGTCCTCCAGGACAGCAGCAGTCACAGGCACCACCACAATGGGCGCAACTTAACCCTGGCCAGGCGGCACAGCCCGGCATCGCCCCACCAGGTTCACCTCTGCGACCACCCTCGGGCCCTCCCGGTCAGCAGCAGCGAATGTCCGGAATGCCACCACAGCAGCAATCACAGCAGCAGCCTGCCCCAGGACAGCAACCTCCGCCTCAACAGGCGACTCCGGGAATCCCGCAGGTAGGACCCGGTGGAATGGTTAAGCCGCCATATGCGATGCCTCCCCCGCCCTCTCAGCAAGTAGGCCAGCCGGGAGTGGGCCAGGTGGGAGTGCCACCCGGCGGAATGATGGCCCAAAAGCAAGCACCGATGCCGGGTCAACCTGGAATGCAGCCGCAGCctctgcaacagcagcaacaaccaccGCACCAGCACCCACACCCTCACCAACACCCACACCAGCATCCGCAGCACCCGCATCCGCATCAAATGCCACCAAACCAACAGGTGCCCGGCGGAGGGATTATGATGCCCGGCGGCGGAGGAGCCCAGCTGGTCAAGAAGGAGTTGATTTTCCCCCTCGATAGTGTGGAGTCCACAACACCAGTTCTATACCGTAGAAAGCGTCTGACCAAGGCCGACGTGTGTCCAGTGGACCCGTGGCGCATCTTCATGGCGATGCGCTCTGGCCTGCTCACTGAGTGCACCTGGGCCCTTGATGTACTCAATGTGTTGCTATTCGATGACACAACTGTGCAGTTTTTCGGGATCTCGAACCTTCCCGGCCTACTTACACTTCTGTTGGAGCACTTCCAAAAAAATCTTGCCGAGATGTTTGATGAGCGAGATGGCGAGGAGCATGCGAGtgaggaggcggaggcggctGATGACGATGCCGACAGTGGGACTGTGATGTGTGACAACCGACAGTCACGATGTGTTCGGAGTATCAGCAGCTACAACCGCAAGCGGCACTATGAAAACATGGATcgtggagcaaaaggggtcgGAAACGCCAGCGACTCTGAGGACGCCGACGAGGGCATCGATCTTGGCCAGGTCCGAGTACAACCTAATCCGGAGGAACGCTCACTGCTACTCTCGTTCACTCCAAATTACACGATGGTAACGCGGAAAGGTGTTCCCGTGCGAATCCAGCCCGCCGATCATGATATCTTTGTAGACGAGCGCCAGAAAGCGTGGGACATCGACACGAATCGGCTTTATGAGCAGCTGGAGCCAGTTGGAAGCGACGCTTGGACCTTCGGGTTTACAGAACCAGATCCTCTGGACGGCATCATTGACGTCTTCAAATCGGAGATAGTAAACATTCCATTTGCACGCTACGTTCGCTCTGATAAGAAGACGAAAGCGCCCAAGAAACCGGAGATCAAAAAGGAGGAAAACAGCGCGGAAGAGGAACAGAACACGTACAATAAGAAGCGACGTTTGGTTAGCGGCGGTAGTAGCAATGATGGTGGAAAGAAGTCCAAGCTGTCCAGCGAAGAGTTTGTTCAGCCGAACGCTGAAGTGAAGAAGGAGCCGGCCGACAGCGACTGCCGGACCATCGACATGGAGATCGACGAGTCACCGCAACGTTTGACGAACGGCGTGGCTCCATCCACACCACAGGACGGATTTGATCCTCGAACAACAGTAAGGGACGCTGCCCATGTTTTGCAGAGGAGACGGGATTCCAGTTACGAAGATGAATGCTACACGCGGGATGAGGCTTCACTGCATTTGGTAAACGAGAGCCAAGACTCGTTGGCGCGTCGCTGCATTGCATTGTCAAATATCTTCCGCAACCTGACGTTCGTGCCTGGCAACGAAACGGTGCTCGCCAAGTCGACCAGGTTCCTGGCTGTCCTAGGTCGTTTGCTGTTGCTGAACCATGAACATCTGCGGCGAACTCCCAAAACGAGAAACTACGACCGGGAGGAAGACACCGACTTCAGCGATTCATGCAGTTCGCTGCAAGGGGAGCGCGAGTGGTGGTGGGACTATCTGATCACCATTCGTGAAAACATGTTAGTGGCCATGGCTAACATAGCTGGGCACTTGGAGCTGTCACGCTACGATGAACTCATTGCACGTCCGCTTATCGATGGACTACTGCATTGGGCGGTGTGTCCCAGTGCCCACGGCCAGGATCCTTTCCCGTCATGTGGCCCCAACTCTGCGCTGTCGCCGCAACGTCTGGCGCTAGAGGCTCTCTGTAAACTGTGCGTCACGGATGCTAATGTGGATCTTGTTATAGCCACGCCTCCGTTTTCCCGATTGGAGAAGCTATGCGCCGTGCTAACCCGTCACCTGTGCCGCAATGAGGATCAGGTGCTGCGAGAGTTCTCGGTAAATTTGCTTCATTACCTGGCAGCAGCCGACAGTGCTATGGCCCGCACGGTGGCGCTACAGTCCCCCTGCATCTCCTACTTGGTGGCGTTCATCGAGCAAGCGGAACAGACAGCGCTGGGAGTGGCCAATCAGCACGGAATAAACTACCTGCGCGAGAACCCGGATTCGATGGGCACCAGCTTGGACATGTTACGCAGGGCGGCTGGCACTCTACTTCATCTGGCCAAGCATCCTGATAACAGATCACTCTTTATGCAACAGGAGCAAAGGCTCCTGGGCCTGGTCATGTCACACATTTTGGATCAACAGGTGGCTCTAATTATCTCGCGAGTGCTCTATCAAGTCTCCCGAGGAGCTGGTCCCATGCACTCTGTGGAGTTTAGATTACTGCAGCAGCGCCAGCAGCAGCTTCAAAGACCCGGCGGAGCGGAGAAGCCAGCTTCGACGGCAGCAAGCGGAAGTGGAGCAGCTGGGACTGCAGTGAAAGTTGAGCCAGCAGTGACATCGGAGCCAATCGAATCAAAGCCTCCGGCGGTGGTAAATGATgagaacagcaacagcagccaacAGCTACCGCCGGCAGCGACCTTCAACGACGTaagcaacagcagcaccaACAGCAATAGCTGCGGCACAGTCAGCAGCAACCAAACCAACAACAGCTCCAGCAACAGCACCCACAGCAGCAGTGCGGTAAGCAGTCAGTCAGCAAACACCACATGTCCTCCGGCCACAGGAGGAACATCCgtgacggcggcagcagccgCGGCAGCTGCCATTGTCAATGACCAGCAGCAGGTGAGCAAAGTAGCTGCAGCTCTGAGCAGTGCCACTGCAGCGGCGGCAGTAGCAGCAGCGGCTGCGTCCGCCTCATCGGCCCAGCCTGCAACTCCAGCGGTCGCACAACCAGCGGCACCACCTCCAACCAATACCGGAACCACGACTGCCGTTGCGTAG